In Aquipuribacter hungaricus, the sequence CCTCCTCGCGCGCGATGGCCTCCTCGATCTGCGCGTCCAGGGCGCGGGCCAGCTGCTCGTACTCGGCGAGCTTGCCCATGACCTCCCACATCGTGACCTTCTCGGTCTCGATGGCCGCGTTGTCCTTGCGGAGGTCGTCCTGGCCGGACTCCAGCGCCCGGATGATGTCATTGAGCTGGGACTGCGCCGAGGCATACCGCTGGAAGTAGCTGTCGATGCGGTTGCCCCCCGGCACCCACTTGAGGATCTTCCGCGCGCCGGTGAGGTCGGCGCGGTGCGGGTCGAGGTCCGTGACGGTCCGGCGCAGGTCGGACAGGGTCCCGGCGACCCGGGTCTGGGCGTCGCCGCCCCTGGAGCCGAGCGCCGCGGCGGGCCGCTCGAGCATCCGGTTGGACACCGCGGCGGCCGCCCGCATCTCGGCGTCGCCCATGCTCGTCACGGCGGAGACCTTGTCCGCGAAGTCCGGCGAGCGGTGGTCGATCGCCATGAGCTCCTGGACGAACGCGACCGCGGTGGAGCGGATCTGCTCCTGGGCGGCGGCGTCGACGGGCACGGACCCCGCCGCGGCCTCCGGCTCGACCACGGCCACGGGTGCGGGCGGCGCGAGGACGAGGCCCTGCCCCGGCGGGCTCGCAACGGCGTCGGTCATCGTCGTCCTCCAGTCCGGACGGCCCCCTCGGCCCCCCGGCCGTCACGCTATCGCGCGGGCACCGCCGTCGTGGCCCGGACCTGGGCGAGCAGCCAGAGCGCGACGTCCTCCCCGCCGAGGACCCCGGCGCGGGCGGTGGTCGTCACGCCCGGGGCCTCCCAGCCGGACGCCGTCAGCTCGCCGTGCGGCGGCTTGACGGCCCGGTCCGCGGCCTCGAGCAGGTCCGCGTCCAGGAGCGAGTCGCCGGCGGCCAGGACCAGGCGCGACCCCAGCCGGTCCGCGAGCTCGCGCACGGCGGCGGACTTGGTGAGCGTGGCGGGGACGGCGTAGACCTTGCGGCCCTGCACCGACACCCGCCAGCCCC encodes:
- a CDS encoding toxic anion resistance protein → MTDAVASPPGQGLVLAPPAPVAVVEPEAAAGSVPVDAAAQEQIRSTAVAFVQELMAIDHRSPDFADKVSAVTSMGDAEMRAAAAVSNRMLERPAAALGSRGGDAQTRVAGTLSDLRRTVTDLDPHRADLTGARKILKWVPGGNRIDSYFQRYASAQSQLNDIIRALESGQDDLRKDNAAIETEKVTMWEVMGKLAEYEQLARALDAQIEEAIAREEAAGRSETATALRSDALFPVRQRREDLMVQMAVNVQGYLALDLVRRNNIELIKGVDRAQTTTVSALRTAVIVSQALARQKLVLDQITALNTVTSSLIESTSQQLRQQGTAINQQAARSTVDVEKLQAAFDNVFATMDAIDTFRGQATESMAQTVTALEGQIQRARPYLDRVRATEQSG